In one window of Ruminococcus albus AD2013 DNA:
- a CDS encoding NAD(P) transhydrogenase subunit alpha: MATGEILLLVFVFVIAGFLGVELISKVPSQLHTPLMSGTNAISGITIVGAISATAVALQTDGMLSNICGFAAIVLATINVIGGYLVTDRMLGMFKKKGEDKK; the protein is encoded by the coding sequence ATGGCGACAGGCGAAATTCTTTTGCTGGTATTCGTGTTCGTTATCGCAGGATTTCTGGGCGTAGAGCTTATCTCGAAAGTTCCCTCGCAGCTGCATACACCCCTTATGTCGGGTACAAACGCGATTTCCGGTATCACGATAGTCGGTGCGATTTCTGCTACAGCAGTTGCACTTCAGACAGATGGTATGCTCAGCAATATCTGCGGATTCGCAGCGATAGTTCTGGCAACTATAAACGTTATCGGCGGCTATCTGGTAACAGACAGAATGCTTGGTATGTTCAAGAAAAAAGGGGAGGATAAGAAGTGA
- a CDS encoding NAD(P)(+) transhydrogenase (Re/Si-specific) subunit beta: MNFENIRTVCTTVLYMVSSVLFIRGIKLLGKADTARKGNLMSSVGMLIAVVTVLFEKQVTDTLTNGPASNAYIWGVAAIALGSIIGAVWAKKVEMTGMPQLVALFNGFGGLSSLLVALTQYMTDENINTFSSIALGLTVAIGAIAFTGSIVAWGKLSGKMFKKNVTIPAKNAINGLLAAVGLVGVVIYALSIAEVLDASVGTIGIIIVTAAYLILGFTMVVAIGGGDMPVIISLLNAFSGLAAAFAGLSISNSVLVVSGCLVGTSGLILTLIMCKAMNRTLYALLFSSFGAAKKGAAGEQKEPKSMSVEDAYLILEAASSVVFIPGYGMAVAQAQHAVKELCDKLEANGAEVNFAIHPVAGRMPGHMNVLLAEANVPYEQLKTADEMNPQMSNTDVAIVIGANDVVNPSAINDESSPLYGMPIINAFEARTVFVLKRGKGTGFSGVENPLFTNDNTVMIYGDAKNTVAQLVSEFEE, encoded by the coding sequence GTGAATTTTGAAAATATCCGCACCGTCTGCACGACAGTGCTTTATATGGTATCCTCTGTACTGTTTATAAGAGGCATCAAGCTTCTGGGTAAGGCAGACACAGCACGTAAGGGCAACCTTATGTCTTCTGTAGGTATGCTTATAGCAGTAGTTACCGTGCTTTTCGAGAAACAGGTAACAGATACGCTCACAAACGGACCTGCAAGCAACGCTTATATCTGGGGCGTTGCGGCAATAGCACTGGGAAGCATCATCGGTGCTGTATGGGCTAAGAAAGTTGAAATGACAGGTATGCCTCAGCTGGTAGCTCTGTTCAACGGCTTCGGCGGTCTTTCAAGCTTACTGGTGGCACTTACACAGTACATGACCGACGAGAATATAAACACATTCTCTTCCATCGCACTGGGACTTACAGTAGCTATAGGTGCGATAGCATTCACAGGCTCCATAGTTGCATGGGGCAAGCTGAGCGGCAAGATGTTCAAGAAGAACGTAACTATCCCTGCCAAGAACGCTATAAACGGTCTGCTGGCAGCAGTCGGACTTGTGGGCGTTGTTATTTACGCTCTGAGCATCGCAGAAGTTCTTGATGCAAGTGTTGGTACAATCGGTATCATCATCGTAACAGCAGCTTACCTGATCCTGGGCTTCACAATGGTCGTAGCAATCGGCGGCGGCGATATGCCTGTTATCATCTCACTGCTGAACGCTTTCTCGGGACTTGCAGCTGCATTCGCAGGTCTGTCCATCTCGAACAGTGTGCTGGTAGTTTCCGGTTGTCTGGTAGGTACATCCGGACTTATCCTGACCCTCATCATGTGCAAGGCTATGAACAGAACTCTGTACGCACTGCTTTTCAGCAGCTTCGGCGCTGCCAAGAAGGGTGCGGCAGGCGAGCAGAAAGAGCCCAAGTCAATGTCTGTTGAGGACGCTTATCTTATCCTTGAGGCTGCAAGCAGTGTAGTATTCATTCCCGGTTACGGTATGGCAGTTGCACAGGCACAGCACGCAGTTAAGGAACTCTGCGACAAGCTTGAAGCAAACGGTGCAGAAGTAAACTTTGCTATCCACCCCGTTGCAGGACGTATGCCGGGTCATATGAACGTACTTCTCGCCGAGGCAAACGTACCTTACGAGCAGCTGAAGACCGCTGACGAGATGAATCCCCAGATGTCCAACACTGACGTTGCCATCGTTATCGGTGCTAACGACGTTGTTAACCCCTCCGCTATAAATGACGAGAGCTCTCCTCTTTACGGAATGCCCATCATCAACGCATTCGAGGCAAGAACAGTTTTCGTTCTCAAGCGTGGTAAGGGCACAGGCTTCTCGGGTGTTGAGAACCCTCTGTTCACCAACGACAACACTGTTATGATCTACGGTGATGCTAAGAATACTGTAGCTCAGCTGGTCAGTGAGTTTGAGGAATGA
- a CDS encoding spore germination protein, whose protein sequence is MNEPYFINMKSELLRSDLKTNLDTARSALGETADFNIINIAIGSTDCAVLSIEGMASTQLMAELVFEPLTGFSNKEPTAGDMIEMLEKHSLMSTDRQIVTDFGTLFELLFSGFAAILIDGIPRAVCLGIQGFEKRPVSIPETEQTISGSRDSFTETLRTNISLVRRRLKTPALRFEILKVGKLSVTDVCIAHIEGRADADSLQTIRQKLQSIELDTILNAGYLMPFVDKTYSRSVFSAVTVTERPDNACAALNEGKILVIIDGTPGCMLLPTVFADNFRTMDDYCEKPFYAAFSRWIKYISFLLAVLLPGLYTALVMFHPEVFPLKLLLNLAAAEVATPYPPVVEMLLLMVLFEIMREAGVRLPRSVGGAVSIVGGLIIGDAAVKSGMVSQPLLIVVGMTATASFVLPSLYPAITVLRLIFIIAGGFGGLYGIAVALTLLIFNIAAVDQYGTAFTSPLLPMRPHGLTDIFSRAGFPQLAKRHTTVTNDTADEQ, encoded by the coding sequence ATGAACGAACCATACTTCATTAACATGAAATCCGAACTGCTGCGTTCAGACCTTAAAACCAATCTTGATACAGCTCGTTCCGCCCTTGGTGAAACTGCTGACTTCAACATTATCAACATAGCCATCGGCAGCACCGACTGTGCAGTGCTTTCCATCGAGGGCATGGCATCGACACAGCTTATGGCAGAACTTGTTTTTGAGCCGCTCACCGGCTTTTCAAACAAAGAGCCTACCGCCGGCGATATGATCGAAATGCTTGAAAAACACAGCCTTATGTCCACAGACAGACAAATCGTCACCGATTTCGGAACGCTGTTTGAGCTGTTATTTTCGGGATTTGCCGCGATACTTATTGACGGCATACCCCGCGCAGTCTGCCTTGGGATACAGGGTTTTGAAAAGCGCCCAGTATCTATCCCCGAAACTGAGCAGACCATCAGCGGTTCACGTGACAGCTTCACCGAGACCCTGCGCACAAATATTTCCCTCGTCCGCCGAAGGCTGAAAACTCCCGCGCTGCGTTTTGAGATACTGAAAGTCGGGAAACTCTCCGTTACCGATGTCTGCATCGCTCACATCGAAGGCAGAGCCGACGCCGATTCTCTACAAACCATAAGGCAAAAGTTGCAGTCCATAGAATTGGACACTATTCTCAATGCAGGATATCTCATGCCTTTTGTTGACAAGACTTACAGCCGTTCTGTCTTTTCGGCGGTGACAGTAACCGAGCGCCCAGACAACGCCTGTGCCGCATTGAACGAAGGTAAAATCCTGGTCATCATCGACGGCACTCCAGGGTGTATGCTTTTGCCCACTGTCTTTGCAGATAACTTCCGCACAATGGACGACTACTGTGAAAAGCCTTTTTATGCCGCATTTTCACGGTGGATAAAATACATCTCATTCCTGCTTGCGGTACTTCTGCCCGGACTTTACACTGCCCTAGTCATGTTCCACCCCGAGGTATTCCCACTTAAATTACTGCTGAACCTTGCCGCTGCCGAGGTCGCCACACCATATCCTCCTGTTGTTGAAATGCTCCTGCTGATGGTGCTTTTCGAGATAATGCGCGAGGCGGGTGTACGTCTGCCACGGTCAGTTGGCGGAGCTGTGTCCATCGTAGGCGGACTGATAATCGGTGACGCGGCAGTAAAAAGCGGAATGGTCTCACAGCCATTGCTTATCGTAGTCGGCATGACCGCCACAGCCTCATTTGTACTACCCTCTCTTTATCCCGCGATAACCGTCCTGCGGCTTATTTTCATTATCGCAGGCGGTTTCGGCGGACTTTACGGCATCGCCGTCGCATTGACACTTCTTATATTCAATATCGCCGCCGTTGATCAATACGGAACGGCATTCACTTCGCCGCTGCTTCCTATGCGACCTCACGGACTCACCGATATTTTTTCGCGTGCGGGATTTCCCCAGCTTGCGAAACGTCACACTACTGTCACGAACGATACGGCAGACGAGCAATAA
- a CDS encoding Ger(x)C family spore germination C-terminal domain-containing protein: MKKHYKHSARTVYLLVTAVMCCILLSARGRSISIDRRGIVHAMGIDTCEKGYRVSIQIFQPAGSGSDTAVDVTGANVAVAVSEGKTVSEALSAAGSSTGKELFFGHLQLICLGSDIRLDDPRELFAFALGGRNISPSADICMAQGKAEELMQLKLTEDETSAEALSSLIKTSAEYSRTIGCDLRSLFSDEGSIAMPVLEVISESDTDSSSADSPTISQSVKVAGTAVITHEGKSILPEDATLFAALLSGKAEKGSIVTILDDISITSELDNCRRKRTITAENGRLMLTTNIIVSARPDHELDTDQSNKLSTAVSNTLVSDCTYLQTGMLRNGTDIFGTSLLIKQRFPKLWLKYQNTPEILLSAVDVIVNITVKVV, translated from the coding sequence ATGAAAAAGCACTATAAACATTCCGCCCGAACCGTTTACCTACTCGTCACCGCCGTCATGTGCTGTATCCTGCTTTCAGCCCGCGGGAGAAGCATCAGCATCGACAGGCGCGGTATAGTCCACGCAATGGGAATAGATACCTGTGAGAAGGGATACCGCGTATCTATCCAGATATTCCAGCCCGCGGGATCAGGCTCCGATACTGCGGTAGATGTTACTGGCGCAAACGTGGCAGTTGCCGTCAGCGAGGGCAAAACTGTCAGCGAAGCCCTTTCCGCCGCAGGCAGTTCAACAGGAAAAGAGTTATTTTTTGGACACTTACAACTGATATGTCTGGGCAGTGATATCAGACTCGATGACCCACGGGAGCTTTTTGCCTTTGCCCTGGGCGGCAGGAATATCAGTCCCTCAGCCGATATCTGCATGGCTCAGGGCAAGGCGGAGGAGCTGATGCAGCTGAAACTCACCGAGGACGAAACTTCTGCCGAAGCTCTTTCGAGCCTTATCAAAACCTCTGCCGAATACTCACGTACCATCGGCTGTGACCTTAGATCTTTGTTTTCGGACGAAGGCAGTATCGCCATGCCTGTGCTTGAAGTCATAAGTGAGAGCGATACCGACAGCAGTTCTGCCGACAGTCCGACTATATCACAAAGTGTCAAAGTCGCAGGGACAGCCGTCATCACGCATGAGGGCAAAAGCATACTGCCCGAGGACGCGACCCTTTTCGCGGCACTGCTTTCGGGCAAGGCTGAAAAAGGCAGTATAGTTACTATCCTTGATGACATAAGCATCACATCCGAACTTGACAACTGCCGCCGCAAGCGAACCATCACCGCCGAAAACGGCAGGCTGATGCTCACAACCAATATCATTGTATCCGCCCGTCCCGACCATGAGCTTGATACCGACCAGAGCAATAAACTCAGCACAGCAGTTTCCAATACACTCGTATCTGACTGCACTTACCTGCAAACCGGAATGCTCCGGAACGGGACAGATATCTTCGGCACATCGCTTCTGATAAAACAACGTTTTCCCAAACTGTGGCTGAAATACCAAAACACCCCTGAAATATTGCTTTCCGCAGTAGATGTTATTGTGAATATCACTGTAAAAGTCGTATGA
- a CDS encoding GerAB/ArcD/ProY family transporter, with the protein MTKQKISPAALICLLLCARSFTTMTHFPVGIADGLTYMTGAVISTVLQAFFLIPAAKLAARIRKDPCAIAFRRSKVLGKTYAIGFLLYFIYAAFRVLGDIACFTDYFFNVNMTRVMTVLCVALTAIYAARTGISVISRTARITFAGVIIMLVIIAAGAADDMDITRFNYAVNDFPAELTKAVYAEFSRCECLVMFCFLASDTEGGPEKTARYYLIAKGVMVTLIAGIVTSALGNFASLEKLPVFTLAAYSENIITERSDAVFLLIWVMTGIVKLTTLLYCSACCLRILRPASTELGSVLLAGFLPAAAALPLLLGYGWDKVIYSPRPAAPIIILGLILPAYLLCIKHEPAPEREV; encoded by the coding sequence ATGACTAAACAAAAAATATCCCCTGCCGCGCTGATATGCCTGCTTCTGTGCGCCAGAAGCTTCACCACCATGACCCACTTTCCCGTCGGCATAGCAGACGGTCTGACCTATATGACAGGCGCAGTGATATCAACGGTATTGCAGGCATTTTTCCTGATACCTGCCGCAAAGCTCGCCGCACGCATTCGCAAAGACCCATGTGCCATCGCTTTCCGGCGCAGCAAAGTCCTCGGCAAAACATATGCGATCGGTTTTCTGCTGTACTTTATATATGCGGCCTTCCGCGTCCTTGGTGATATCGCCTGTTTCACCGACTATTTCTTCAATGTCAACATGACAAGAGTAATGACCGTGCTATGTGTCGCACTCACTGCGATATATGCCGCAAGAACCGGCATTTCCGTTATCAGCAGAACAGCTCGTATCACCTTTGCGGGAGTCATCATCATGCTTGTCATCATAGCCGCAGGCGCTGCCGATGATATGGATATCACCCGATTCAACTACGCCGTCAACGACTTTCCCGCCGAGCTAACAAAGGCTGTATACGCTGAATTTTCACGCTGCGAATGTCTGGTAATGTTCTGCTTTCTTGCGTCAGATACAGAGGGCGGTCCGGAAAAGACAGCTAGGTACTACCTCATTGCAAAAGGTGTCATGGTGACGCTGATCGCTGGCATAGTGACTTCAGCTCTCGGAAATTTTGCATCGCTTGAAAAACTTCCTGTATTCACCCTTGCAGCCTACTCCGAAAACATCATTACCGAACGCAGTGACGCAGTTTTTCTGCTGATATGGGTAATGACAGGCATCGTCAAGCTGACTACCCTGCTTTACTGTTCCGCCTGCTGTCTCCGTATTCTCCGACCCGCATCAACTGAACTCGGCAGTGTTCTTCTGGCTGGATTTCTTCCCGCAGCAGCAGCACTCCCCCTGCTTCTCGGCTACGGCTGGGATAAAGTCATCTACTCGCCGCGTCCTGCCGCCCCGATAATCATTCTTGGGCTGATACTTCCCGCATATCTGCTTTGCATCAAACATGAACCTGCCCCCGAAAGAGAGGTCTGA